In Sorghum bicolor cultivar BTx623 chromosome 10, Sorghum_bicolor_NCBIv3, whole genome shotgun sequence, one genomic interval encodes:
- the LOC8076404 gene encoding uncharacterized protein LOC8076404, protein MSISMSVEIPMDQPVSSSTPLRGAVCDVVDDEDEAAPPPANARPTRVLISPIVPIPADGGASADAALPPAYTGVLYLHRHKWPAVDDDPGKKREKWLKEMRGWLMVLAVLAASVTYQAGLNPPGGFWQQDDAQGNVAGTPVLQSKFPKRYTVFFYFNSTAFVTSVVIIVLLMNESFYHSEAKVEALEIIVVLDMAGLMGAYIAGCTREVSSSIYIIVLTLVVFLYVVYTAQFLPKLWGLVVDVPFLHKAAQGGALPVPQNILDGARPRTDTIGRTKSAPPR, encoded by the exons ATGTCCATCTCCATGTCCGTGGAGATCCCCATGGATCAGCCGGTCTCCAGCTCCACCCCACTTCGGGGCGCCGTCTGCGACGTGGTcgacgacgaggacgaggcGGCGCCGCCTCCGGCCAATGCTAGGCCCACGCGCGTGCTCATCTCGCCCATCGTGCCTATCCCCGCGGACGGCGGCGCTTCGGCTGATGCTGCGCTGCCGCCGGCGTACACCGGCGTGCTGTACCTGCACCGCCACAAGTGGCCCGCCGTGGACGACGACCCCGGCAAGAAGCGGGAGAAGTGGCTCAAGGAGATGCGCGGCTGGCTCATGGTGCTCGCCGTGCTCGCCGCCTCCGTCACCTACCAGGCCGGGCTCAACCCGCCCGGCGGCTTCTGGCAGCAGGACGACGCGCAGGGCAACGTCGCCGGCACGCCCGTGCTCCAGTCCAAGTTCCCCAAGCG GTACACCGTTTTCTTCTACTTCAACTCGACGGCGTTCGTGACGTCGGTGGTGATCATCGTCCTGCTCATGAACGAGTCCTTCTACCACTCGGAGGCCAAGGTGGAGGCGCTGGAGATCATCGTCGTGCTGGACATGGCGGGACTCATGGGCGCCTACATCGCCGGCTGCACCCGCGAGGTGTCCTCCTCCATCTACATCATCGTCCTCACACTCGTCGTCTTCCTCTACGTCGTCTACACGGCGCAGTTCCTGCCCAAGCTCTGGGGCCTAGTCGTTGACGTGCCCTTCCTCCACAAAGCGGCCCAGGGGGGCGCGCTGCCCGTGCCGCAGAACATCCTGGACGGGGCCAGGCCGCGGACCGACACCATCGGCCGGACCAAGTCGGCGCCGCCGCGTTAG